In Granulicella cerasi, the following proteins share a genomic window:
- the fmt gene encoding methionyl-tRNA formyltransferase has product MKLVFCGTPLFAVPSLKAVLAAGHEVALVLTQPDKPAGRGMALRPSSVKQFALEQGLAVAQPDKLRNNVEIESQLREIAPDAICVVAYGKLIPTWMLELPRFGNINVHGSLLPKYRGAAPIQWAVANGEAETGVTTMLLNEGLDTGDMLLERRLAIPTTATSAELFPQLSEVGASALVETLAGLEAGTIQRQKQDDSEATLAPQLTREDGNANPAERNALCIFNRWRGFQPWPGAYTMLRGKRFILKELSLVSEVKVSAGTLEVRDGKLLMGTSDGSALELLEVQLEGKPAMPGGQFARDFQVKSGERVG; this is encoded by the coding sequence GTGAAGCTCGTTTTCTGTGGAACCCCGCTTTTTGCCGTCCCCAGCCTGAAGGCCGTGTTGGCGGCCGGGCACGAGGTCGCCCTCGTGCTGACGCAGCCCGACAAGCCCGCCGGCCGAGGCATGGCACTGCGCCCTTCGTCGGTGAAGCAGTTCGCCCTGGAGCAGGGACTGGCGGTCGCGCAGCCGGACAAGCTGCGGAACAATGTGGAAATCGAGTCCCAACTGAGGGAAATCGCTCCCGATGCGATCTGCGTCGTCGCCTACGGCAAACTGATCCCTACCTGGATGCTCGAATTGCCGCGCTTCGGCAACATCAACGTCCATGGATCGCTGCTGCCGAAGTACCGCGGTGCGGCACCCATCCAATGGGCGGTGGCCAACGGCGAAGCCGAGACCGGCGTGACCACGATGTTGCTCAACGAGGGCCTCGACACTGGCGACATGCTCTTGGAGCGCCGTCTGGCGATTCCGACGACCGCAACCTCCGCCGAACTTTTTCCACAGCTCTCCGAGGTCGGCGCTTCTGCCCTTGTGGAAACCCTCGCAGGGCTCGAGGCGGGGACGATCCAGCGTCAGAAGCAGGATGACTCGGAGGCCACGCTTGCTCCGCAACTCACCCGGGAAGATGGAAATGCGAATCCTGCCGAGCGGAACGCCTTGTGTATATTCAATCGTTGGCGTGGATTTCAGCCATGGCCCGGGGCCTACACCATGTTGCGTGGTAAGCGATTTATTTTGAAAGAATTGTCGCTTGTTTCTGAAGTAAAAGTTTCAGCAGGAACGCTTGAAGTTCGCGATGGAAAGCTGCTCATGGGCACCTCGGATGGCAGTGCGCTGGAACTGCTCGAAGTCCAACTCGAGGGCAAGCCGGCGATGCCAGGCGGGCAGTTCGCTCGCGACTTTCAGGTGAAGTCGGGTGAGCGCGTTGGCTAA
- a CDS encoding transcription antitermination factor NusB encodes MSALANDPRHRRPAFPQPLKPVSPARWAAFRVLEAVENSDSHSDDLLHGPLLAKLTPQDTALANALVMGTLRQQLALEDRLIPLLARPDAPMLSPVANALRLGAFQLLHMDRVPAHAAISESVELVRHAGHPGAAGLVNALLRKLSTEIVTPRRPLVESIDAMAARLGHPAWLVKRWVDTYGKAATETICAYDLVEPPAGELFPDAAFPMDDGSRLVAELTAAAKPEAKSVWDACAAPGGKTLVLANRLPEAKFLATDASPKRRERLADRLDRELPGRVRTRTADAAKLPTTEGRFDLILIDAPCSGTGTLARNPEIKLRLAAEDIARQSARQREILLAALHRLEPGGRIVYSTCSLEPEENERVVGSLRDVKIVPVAPLLMQLKLPAGENLLSGAFLRTLPGVGFAGDGFFAAILEKA; translated from the coding sequence GTGAGCGCGTTGGCTAACGATCCTCGTCATCGCCGACCCGCTTTCCCACAGCCGCTCAAGCCTGTGAGCCCGGCTCGATGGGCCGCTTTCCGTGTGCTCGAAGCAGTGGAAAATTCGGATTCCCACTCCGACGACCTACTGCATGGGCCGCTGCTGGCCAAGCTCACACCACAGGACACGGCACTCGCCAACGCGCTGGTCATGGGGACACTCCGCCAGCAACTCGCGCTGGAAGACCGGCTGATCCCGCTACTCGCACGGCCCGACGCGCCAATGCTTTCGCCAGTCGCCAATGCGCTTCGCCTTGGTGCATTCCAGTTGCTGCATATGGATCGGGTTCCGGCGCACGCCGCTATCAGCGAGAGCGTGGAGCTTGTCCGCCACGCCGGACACCCCGGCGCTGCCGGCTTAGTGAACGCGCTGCTGCGCAAGCTTTCCACCGAGATCGTCACCCCGCGTCGTCCGCTGGTCGAGTCCATCGACGCGATGGCGGCCCGCCTGGGACATCCCGCGTGGCTGGTGAAACGGTGGGTAGATACCTACGGCAAGGCGGCCACCGAAACGATCTGCGCTTATGATCTCGTGGAGCCTCCGGCCGGCGAGCTTTTCCCGGATGCGGCGTTCCCGATGGACGACGGCTCGCGACTGGTGGCTGAACTGACTGCGGCCGCCAAGCCTGAGGCGAAGTCGGTTTGGGACGCGTGCGCGGCGCCCGGCGGCAAGACCCTGGTGTTGGCGAACCGTCTGCCGGAGGCCAAGTTTCTTGCCACCGATGCCAGCCCGAAGCGCCGCGAGCGTCTGGCCGATCGGCTTGACCGCGAGTTGCCGGGACGTGTTCGTACGCGTACCGCGGATGCCGCAAAGTTGCCGACCACCGAGGGACGCTTCGATCTCATCCTGATCGATGCGCCTTGCTCGGGCACCGGAACGTTGGCGCGCAACCCGGAGATCAAGTTGCGCCTTGCGGCCGAGGACATCGCTCGCCAGTCGGCCCGCCAGCGAGAAATCCTGCTTGCCGCCCTCCACCGTCTTGAACCCGGCGGACGCATCGTTTATTCGACCTGCTCGCTGGAGCCGGAGGAGAACGAGCGCGTCGTTGGCAGCCTACGCGACGTGAAGATCGTCCCTGTGGCGCCGCTGCTTATGCAGCTGAAGTTGCCGGCGGGGGAGAACCTCCTGAGCGGCGCCTTCCTGCGCACGCTTCCGGGGGTGGGGTTCGCTGGAGACGGCTTCTTCGCCGCTATTCTCGAAAAGGCTTAG
- a CDS encoding PASTA domain-containing protein: MKRLFIIAFTALTMIATMLVMAGITMRIALHTGETDVPSFSGMTVSEATDAALRAGLDLTIENKFYSTTVPTGRILSQAPAVGSQVRKGWQVRVTESLGPQQVTIPDVVGKTERSAAMAIRRDQLDLGTLAHLDAPGDADIVLAQTPPPDAGVDQPRISLLLSSSGSGASAAFVLPSFVGLSYPAANRAAAALGLKTALIGQTTTNIAATALPPGAHPGPNGTLLDAAGEPIARPAAPPDVAQSTGPSGPVVSQSPESGHRANRGDVVRLTFSHLTVNAPAAVTTTAPTEH; encoded by the coding sequence ATGAAGCGCCTCTTTATCATCGCCTTCACGGCACTGACGATGATCGCCACCATGCTCGTCATGGCTGGCATCACCATGCGCATCGCGCTGCACACCGGCGAGACGGACGTCCCCAGCTTTTCGGGCATGACCGTCTCCGAAGCCACGGACGCCGCCCTGCGCGCCGGCCTCGACCTCACCATCGAAAACAAGTTCTACTCGACGACCGTTCCCACCGGACGCATCCTCTCGCAGGCCCCCGCGGTTGGCTCACAGGTGCGCAAGGGCTGGCAGGTGCGCGTCACCGAATCCCTCGGCCCGCAGCAGGTCACGATTCCGGACGTTGTCGGCAAAACCGAGCGATCGGCCGCGATGGCGATTCGCCGCGATCAGCTTGACCTCGGCACGCTCGCGCACCTCGATGCTCCCGGCGACGCGGACATCGTGCTCGCGCAGACTCCTCCGCCCGACGCTGGCGTTGACCAGCCACGTATTTCCCTGCTGCTCAGTTCTTCGGGATCAGGCGCGTCTGCGGCGTTCGTGTTGCCAAGCTTTGTCGGCCTAAGCTACCCCGCGGCGAACAGGGCCGCCGCCGCGCTCGGTCTGAAGACCGCTCTCATCGGCCAGACCACCACCAATATCGCAGCGACGGCGCTTCCTCCCGGCGCCCACCCCGGTCCCAACGGCACGTTATTGGATGCGGCAGGCGAGCCGATCGCCCGTCCCGCGGCCCCGCCGGATGTGGCGCAAAGCACCGGCCCCTCAGGCCCGGTCGTGAGCCAGTCACCGGAGTCAGGACATCGCGCAAATCGCGGTGACGTGGTGAGGCTCACCTTCTCGCACTTGACCGTGAATGCTCCCGCCGCTGTGACCACAACGGCGCCCACCGAGCACTAA
- a CDS encoding cation-efflux pump, with protein MTVESTNEASESKRAAALASLVAATAITLLKLVTGVLTGSLGMFSEAAHSGIDLVASGVTLLAVRASDRPADDDHNYGHGKVENLSAAFEILLMLGSCGWIAYEAVSRLRHPDHLHLAFSPWPFVVLGCSIAVDLTRSRALHKAAKEHQSEALEADAIHFGTDIWSASAVMLGLACSYIGQRFGIAALDFADPIAALIVAGIILFVTLRLARITIDSLTDATPLEVRQQRHRDIVRELERITDVLSVERLRVRRSGPKYFVDMTLGLPRNLTFQRAEQVTLAARYAVQQFLPDADVVVSTLAAVASSESVFDRVRAVAARANLSIHDVTVQQIDGSLHVEQHLEVPETMTLREAHDVASRLEADIRHDVPEVRSLLTHIESEPSTIDEAASGPPAAALERNFLKVAREFRDIIDVHEIRVTRSHGGAAHGLQISCHCTLPDGMAMDRVHAVITDLEAAFRHDHPDVTRVFIHPEPATDNCHEEPVAISLSADPR; from the coding sequence ATGACGGTCGAGTCCACGAACGAAGCCAGCGAATCCAAACGAGCGGCGGCCTTAGCCTCGCTGGTGGCGGCCACGGCCATCACGCTGCTGAAGCTCGTCACAGGCGTGCTCACCGGCTCGCTCGGCATGTTCTCCGAAGCCGCGCATTCTGGCATTGATCTCGTAGCTTCCGGCGTGACGTTGCTGGCGGTGCGGGCGTCCGACCGTCCCGCCGACGACGACCACAACTACGGTCACGGCAAGGTCGAAAATCTTTCCGCCGCGTTTGAGATTCTGCTGATGCTCGGATCCTGCGGCTGGATCGCCTATGAAGCCGTGTCGCGCCTGCGTCATCCCGATCATCTCCATCTGGCTTTTTCTCCCTGGCCGTTCGTCGTGCTGGGCTGCAGCATCGCTGTCGACCTCACGCGCTCGCGTGCTCTCCACAAGGCCGCTAAGGAACATCAGTCCGAAGCGCTCGAAGCCGACGCGATCCACTTCGGTACGGACATCTGGTCCGCGTCCGCCGTCATGCTCGGCCTCGCGTGCTCGTATATCGGTCAACGCTTCGGCATCGCCGCCCTGGACTTCGCCGACCCCATCGCCGCTCTCATCGTGGCAGGCATCATCCTCTTCGTTACGCTGCGCCTCGCGCGCATCACCATCGACTCGCTGACAGACGCAACGCCCCTTGAAGTCCGGCAGCAGCGCCACCGCGACATCGTCCGCGAGCTGGAGCGCATCACCGATGTGCTCAGCGTCGAACGCCTGCGCGTGCGTCGTTCAGGGCCGAAGTACTTCGTCGACATGACGCTCGGCCTGCCGCGCAACCTTACCTTCCAGCGCGCCGAGCAGGTCACGCTGGCCGCACGCTATGCCGTGCAGCAGTTTCTGCCAGACGCCGACGTCGTCGTCTCCACGCTCGCAGCAGTTGCGTCCTCGGAGTCTGTCTTCGACCGCGTCCGTGCGGTCGCCGCTCGCGCCAATCTCTCCATCCACGACGTGACCGTGCAGCAGATCGACGGCTCCCTGCATGTGGAACAACACCTCGAAGTGCCGGAGACGATGACGCTGCGCGAGGCACACGATGTGGCCTCCAGGCTCGAAGCCGACATTCGCCATGACGTGCCTGAGGTCCGTTCCCTCCTCACGCACATCGAGAGCGAACCCTCGACGATCGACGAAGCCGCGTCCGGTCCGCCGGCAGCCGCGCTGGAACGCAATTTCCTCAAGGTGGCGCGCGAGTTCCGCGACATTATCGACGTGCACGAGATCCGCGTAACGCGTTCGCACGGCGGCGCCGCGCACGGGCTGCAGATCTCCTGCCACTGCACGCTGCCCGACGGCATGGCCATGGACCGCGTACACGCTGTCATCACCGACCTGGAAGCGGCGTTCCGCCACGACCATCCCGACGTGACCCGCGTGTTCATCCACCCTGAGCCCGCGACCGACAACTGCCACGAAGAGCCCGTCGCGATATCCTTGTCTGCGGACCCAAGATGA